The Primulina tabacum isolate GXHZ01 chromosome 7, ASM2559414v2, whole genome shotgun sequence genome includes a window with the following:
- the LOC142550787 gene encoding class V chitinase CHIT5-like — MDNQKIISLILAFILTFPVTKFSVADVPFPISMPPSKFPGGIPPQMPIVFPPSLPPLPLPSLPPYPGEAPPPTPTTISPPVPVTPLPPPPQMPIAFPPSPVPTPSLSRGIKGAYWPSWLAESLPPSSIPTSYFTHIFYAFVIPDATSFQLLINRFDEQWMVPFTSALHTATPSSKALLSIGGGSGQPLSDIFSSMVSNPDNRAAFIQSSINTARKYFFDGLDLDWEFPNNPLDMSNLAILLKEWRTSINQESLASGKPRLLLSSAVYFSSDVSLNNVARTYPGDSIRRFVDFINPMCYDYRGGWDTSATGSPALLYDSASDVSTSYGISQWKGDGVPAKKIVMGMPAYGHTWQLQDPNRHGIGDPAVGTGPGGGVMNYSDILEFISANNATVVFDNATVSTYSYTGTSWIGYDDTISVEYKVKFAKAQGLGGYFFWALGSDSNWTLARTASTAWDTA; from the exons ATGGATAATCAGAAGATCATCTCACTAATTTTGGCATTCATTCTCACGTTTCCTGTCACAAAATTCTCAGTTGCCGATGTTCCATTTCCGATTTCAATGCCTCCGTCAAAATTTCCCGGTGGGATACCGCCACAAATGCCGATAGTCTTTCCACCATCTCTGCCGCCACTTCCCCTGCCGTCTCTGCCACCATACCCGGGGGAAGCACCTCCACCAACTCCGACAACCATTTCACCACCTGTGCCAGTAACTCCGTTGCCTCCGCCGCCACAAATGCCAATAGCCTTTCCTCCATCTCCGGTCCCAACACCTTCGCTTTCTCGAGGCATCAAAGGCGCATACTGGCCATCCTGGCTGGCGGAATCCCTACCACCATCCAGCATCCCAACTTCATATTTCACGCACATCTTTTACGCCTTCGTCATCCCCGACGCCACGAGTTTCCAGCTTTTAATCAACCGGTTTGACGAACAATGGATGGTGCCATTCACCTCAGCCCTCCACACGGCCACTCCTTCCTCCAAAGCCCTGCTATCCATCGGCGGAGGCAGTGGCCAACCCCTCAGCGACATTTTCTCCTCCATGGTAAGCAATCCCGATAACAGGGCCGCGTTTATTCAATCATCCATCAACACAGCAAGAAAATACTTCTTCGATGGACTCGATCTCGACTGGGAATTCCCGAACAACCCACTAGACATGTCTAACCTCGCCATACTTCTCAAAGAATGGCGCACTTCCATAAACCAAGAATCACTCGCCTCCGGCAAGCCGCGGCTCCTCCTATCATCCGCCGTGTATTTTTCTTCCGATGTGTCCCTCAATAACGTGGCGCGTACTTATCCAGGAGATTCTATCAGAAGGTTCGTAGACTTCATTAACCCAATGTGTTACGATTACCGTGGTGGCTGGGACACTTCTGCCACCGGATCCCCCGCATTGCTCTATGACAGCGCCAGTGACGTGAGTACCAGTTATGGGATTTCACAGTGGAAGGGAGACGGCGTTCCAGCAAAGAAAATAGTGATGGGGATGCCGGCATATGGGCATACATGGCAATTGCAGGATCCGAATCGACATGGAATTGGAGATCCGGCTGTTGGCACGGGCCCCGGTGGCGGAGTGATGAATTATTCGGACATTCTTGAGTTTATTTCTGCCAATAATGCCACCGTCGTCTTCGATAACGCAACAGTGTCAACATATTCTTACACGGGAACAAGTTGGATTGGATACGACGACACGATTTCAGTTGAGTACAAAGTGAAGTTTGCCAAGGCTCAAGGACTTGGGGGGTATTTCTTTTGGGCACTTGGTTCTGACAGCAACTGGACTCTTGCTAGAACTG CTTCCACGGCATGGGACACAGCCTGA